ctgttattGGTTTGTGGTTTTTATTAACAGTACGACATAATAAAGGTGTCTTGCAGCAAGCATACATCAAGTTGTATTCAAATTTATTCAAGTGTGTAACTTGTCTTTGTCCTCAGGCTGATGGAGTTCAGTTATCTGGACCACTAGAAGGTCATTTAAGTCAAACAATGAAACCATATATTTTGAGTTCATTAAACACAAACTAgaacaaatgtgttttgttcttgtAACGTTGTATAATAGCAGCAAAAACATGCTAATAATCAAAATTACAGCATTTTTCTAGTTTGACAAGAGATTGCTCTGTTGGTTTGCACAGTGCAAATAAGTTTTGACCTCTCAGAATTTATAATAAAAATTATAAAACCACTTTTCAAATCAATACTGCTACAGCTCAGACAATAGTTTCAGAGCATGAACCCATATTTTCCATCTTATTATCAATACTTTATATGAACTTTGATTGTGCAtctcagcaaaaacacaaacacgcgcacacacacacacacacacacacacacacacacacacgaatgatatcctgttttgtttttgctcatggATTTATATATTAATTTTTCCTGCCTCAACTGATAATGGAATTGCCTTGACCGGGATAAATAAAGTTGCCTGAGTGTGTTTTCCTTGCATATAGGCACTCCGGCCTTTTTGGTACCACTAAAGTGTTAATGTGAGTGTCTGTCTCCCTGTGCCACCCATGAAGATGGAAATATGTTATTCTTGTAATGCAGTGCTTCGTCTACATGGTTTAAACTTCactgtccgtccatccgtccgtccatcctcTGTATACCTCTTAATCCTGTTAAAGGTTGATCCAACAGGTAACACCCTGAACAGACACACCTTCTGTTTCATCAGGTTTTGTTGATGTGGAATCTCTGAAAGCCACTACATCATGCTGATGCTAAAGGAAGGAGTACAGCATAAAGGAGAAGTTACTTTTCTATGCCAAGGCAGAAAATAGATTTACTAATGTTATTCATACTTATTTAAACAATGCTCAAACGTCACAACCACTTGCTCAACATCAGACACATTCTGGTCGGTAgcaaagacaagaaaagaaaccaaaagAGCATAAAAACAAGTGCAATCTTAACTTTTATTGAAATCAGTACGACTCATTTTTCAGTGCAAGAACATTTCGCAAAAAAGCCAAGTGCTGAAATTGATTCAGTGCAGAGAAAATAAACCATCTTTATAGAGGAAAATCCAGCATTTCCACAAAGAGCAGTATCTATTTGTTTCTGCACACATTTATTCAAACTGCAAACACCAGTAAAAAAAGCAGGTTTCCCAATATGAAAAATAGTCCATTTATAATATATCAAGATATAATTAAAGCAGGTCatagaatttcactgctaaaTGATAAGGTGCTTTTCAGTAGATCCACAGTTGCTTCTCGTTCACAAGGAAATCTAAGTTTCATGGGAATTATTGTTTTCAAGCTCCAAAATACAGATTCTTAATATCTGCTTCAGTAAGTGTCGACGCAGTGAGTTGGAATACCATTACACTTAGAATAAATCATGTTCTGAAAATGTGTCTTAATATATAACTTTATATTATCTGTTAACGGCATGATTTCTTCTCAAAAGCTTTTCGGCACCACACACTTTAAAACCTTCACAGAACCGGGCGATGCCGAGCGACTCGGAGCACTGATGAGGTGGATTGTTTTGAGTTTTCCTGCAGATGTTGTCTCTTCCTTAGAGTTCATGAGCCGAACTGTGCGAGTCGGGGAGCCTCTGAATGTCGAAGTTCTGAATCAGGCTGAAGAAAAATTGCACAATGTCTTCGTAGTTCTTTTTGGAAATCCTTTCATTGATACCATGGAACctaagaaggagaaaaaaatactttaattgGGAATTGTAAAACATGTACAGTAATTATTCTGCAGAAGCAGTTATTGAATACAGTCACAGCAGGCCTGGCTGAAGCTAAACAGTCTTACCTCTGAGGATCCCCAGGTTTAAACCAGAGAGCGGAAAAGCGATAAATATCATTGGTGAGGTTTCTGAAGTGTCGACTGTCTGTGTTCCCGATGCAGATCCCTGCACATTCAAACATAATCACCTCATCAATCACTCTGAACCGAATGACTCATTCGCAGAATTACAACGGCTGGATTTCTACCTGGAGCGACTGTGACTCCCGGAAACATGTCCAGCAGCGTTTTCTTGATGACTTGGAAGCCGAAGGCCTTCTCGTCGGAGGAGCTGACGGGCAGCGGATCAAAGCCGTCGGACAGCTCCATCTTGACGCGCTCGTCAGCGACTGTAGTccgaaccaggtccaggacctcggcgagaaaacacaaatatcacTCAACGGAACTGAGAGGCCTCGATGCCATAAACCTGGGATTCtctttaaatataaaaactCAGATCCTACCTCTTGTAATGACTGTGCCGAGTGAATCCGCAGGTTTACGAAGGCTTCTGCATACGGCGGGATGACATTCACCTTCAAAAACGCAGGAAATATTCAATCTTTATACAAAAAGGAGAATTTGGATAAGATTTTACAGTTAGGACTGTACAGTTAATCATTATGAAAGGCAAATCTGTAGTTCCCCACCGGCACAGCTCCAGAAGCAGAGCAGTTCATTGTTTTTAGTCCGTTTCCCTTTATTTTTGTATGTTCTGAATTCTGGAGTGCCACCGGCTTTGAAATGGCGTTACATGATATTATTATGATTTATCTGTTAtctaaaactaaataaatacaGTACCTTCACTCCTGCATTGAACATGGTGACCGCTGTGGTCGTCCTCACAAAAGCATTACTGTCTGGTCTCCTTTCAAGTATCCTGCAACATAAAAATGGCTTTACGGTCTGTTCCCAGCTGGACAAGGCGAGATCGAGACATGCAGTGTGAAGTTTGGGATTTCGATTACCTGCCAATAAGCGGGGAGAAGAGCCACAGATTCGACATTATGAACTTCATCGGCAGCTTGAACTGAATTCAAAACGACAGTGTATGAAGACCAGGGAGCGAGTAGCGAGGAGTTTGTACGTCTTGTTCCCTACCTTATGAGCCAGATGCTCAAACATGGCTTTTTCAGGTCCCATACCAAACAACCTCGGCATGGGGTTTTCCTCCAGtctgaagaaacaacagaacacAGCGACAGATTCTGAGATTTTTGGCCATTTCGTggtaaaaacagaaagaaatcaaacGAAGAGTCAACCTTTGCAGCAAATCTTTtagtttgctttattttttccagtgtaAAATTAATGATTTGTAAccttttcactgctgcagccaaGATGCCGATGCTGGTCTCCCTGGGCGGGATGGAGGAGTGGCTGGGAACAGTCGACACACTCAGCTTCACTGTGGCCTGCCCCTTCTCACTGATCCCAATTCTGTGAAGCACAGATTCAAACAGCCATCAAACACCTCCCGTTTTAACACCGTTTACCCTTTAACAGTCTGAGTAAAGCAGTGAGAAATTATCACTCTGCTAATAAGCAGACATTTAAATAAGCCAGAGACGCATgtgacgctgctgctggtgtgttctGAGTTGTGGTGATCGGTCCTCACAGAGCGGCAGGTCCTTCCAGGCCATCGAGGATTCCATCTAGAATGGCGAGTCCCTCGTCCAGGACGAACAGCAGGCGAACGCCGCGCTGCTCCAGCATACGCACGATGTTTAATGCCCCCTGATGACCATGAACCTTCAAAAGGAAACGCTGTACAGCTCAGACTTCACTACATAAATAATAAACGCGACTTCATGGTCGTTGAACTGCAGCAGACCTCTTCATCGTGACCCAAGCCGATGTAGAATCCCCTGCGTGGAGCGTAGCCTTTCATCAGGAGGTACTCCAGCGCCTGCAGCATTCCCTGCAAGAGGTGAAACATCTTGTCTATGGCGAGAAGTATCGCAACTATTTTCAAGGGGAAGctcgcaaaaaaaaacatcactccCTCCCCTCACCATCAGAGAGCCCTTGTCATCGAAGGTCCCTCTCCCATAAATGAAGCCATCTATCTCCTGGGCGGAAAACGGCGGGGCCTCCCAGCCATCCGACTCGGTGGCAGGTACTACATCAATGTGGGCCAGCAGGAGGTACGGCTCCAGGTCGGGCAGCGATCCCCGCACCCGGAACAGGTGGCTGTAGTTGGCCACCAATTCGTGATGGACGAGGTTCGAGGAGAAAACTGTGGGGAAGGCTGTAAACAGGAAAGAGGGATTAGGACAGCTTCGGAAGCCGTGTGAAAAGAGTCGAAAAGGCATCGTCAATGAATGGCCCGACCCGACCTGGGGGAGCCAAACTCAGTTTAGTTCAGAGGTGATGTACGGCCTATAGGAACAACCACAAAATGAACTGaaagagttatttttttttcacttcggAAAGCTGAAGCTCAAACCACCTGCACTGTTTGGAATCAGTCAGAAATCAATGAATTAGGCACGTTTTGTGACAGTACGTTTAAATCTTCTGGAGTGGAAAACTCCCGCGTCTCCCTCCCACTTCTGCTGGACCTCAGACAGCTTAACTTGACCGAGCTGGAGAAAATCTGGTGAACTTTAAACCTCTCACTGACGGAATGTAATCGTACATGGAAGCCTTTGTTTAAGTCGACAGCCTGATGTTCCCAGACTGACTGCTATTTGCCAGTTAATAAGTCTGTGCAACCGATTCTACTGTTTTGACAGTGGTTCTTTTTGTGTAGCATCAgatttgcattttttcccccacctgACATGATTAGATAACCAACAAATCCAGCCTGTTCTTTGTCCTCTGTTTTGTATAATTCTTTTGTTACTCTGTCTCTTATTTGcttgctctttattttttttatattcaccTACATGTTgtaaaaaatgcaattaaaaaaaaaaaatcgagaaATAAAGGTTGAAATCGtatcacttttaaaaaaaacagtgaaatgagttTAACCCATGACCTCTAT
The DNA window shown above is from Salarias fasciatus chromosome 20, fSalaFa1.1, whole genome shotgun sequence and carries:
- the pm20d1.2 gene encoding N-fatty-acyl-amino acid synthase/hydrolase PM20D1.2; this encodes MVLRRLAQLTKMDSKIRIVHVLKIVAGTLGLAVLLLFTAASIRTLSLDVNAGLQLANWEKTNNISLVIEQRQREQLLATFKEAIRIPTVSFSETEMNQTALLHFNQLLRKAFPTVFSSNLVHHELVANYSHLFRVRGSLPDLEPYLLLAHIDVVPATESDGWEAPPFSAQEIDGFIYGRGTFDDKGSLMGMLQALEYLLMKGYAPRRGFYIGLGHDEEVHGHQGALNIVRMLEQRGVRLLFVLDEGLAILDGILDGLEGPAALIGISEKGQATVKLSVSTVPSHSSIPPRETSIGILAAAVKRLEENPMPRLFGMGPEKAMFEHLAHKFKLPMKFIMSNLWLFSPLIGRILERRPDSNAFVRTTTAVTMFNAGVKVNVIPPYAEAFVNLRIHSAQSLQEVLDLVRTTVADERVKMELSDGFDPLPVSSSDEKAFGFQVIKKTLLDMFPGVTVAPGICIGNTDSRHFRNLTNDIYRFSALWFKPGDPQRFHGINERISKKNYEDIVQFFFSLIQNFDIQRLPDSHSSAHEL